GGCAGTTCTGTTGAATGTATGAATTGTTCACATATACATCACAGTTTTCTGGACGTTACTCGTAGGGAACATcactttcaataaaattgagaatagaaatggggaatgtgtcaaagagacaacaacacaacaaaagagtaaaaacagccaaaggccaccaaatGGTCTTTAATACAGCAAGAAAATCACACACCCAGAGGTGTGCTTCAGCTGGCGCCTAAACAAAAACTTGAACTAGtacagtgaaaatggacgtcatactaaactaaaatttattaaaaattaacatctcaaaatcattaataaattgCCCCTGTTTGgcattttatttaacaaaaaaaacaaaaaaaacattacaattgaAGGATCTTTTTCAAGGCAGTATTTTCAATTGtctagttttgtttaaattggcCATGCAGGTAGTAAAAAAGAATGTCAATCAATCACATTTGCTCACTAGGCCTTTTGGTAATTGAGGCTTATAATCTAGGCAGTTTAGAAGACGCACAACAGCTACTAAACAATATTaacttttattataaacattaagAACACCTGTTTAACAGACGATGAGTTAACAtgtatttacaacaaaaaaataagtataaTCTCAACATAAATACaaccaacaaataaacaatcactgttaatatttatatctttataattattttttgaaataaaataaacatcaaaaaatgataataaaatgaatCAAATCCTGACATATGAACTGttgcagaaaaaaaaagcagaattttttttttggaggcaTATTCTTAAATATGTTGAATGTTTCATAAATCATTATACTTGTGATGTAAAATGTTGTAATTGCACAAATTTACATCAGTGTCTTTGCTAGAAGAATTGAAATAAAGAAACCTTATGCATTTGTTGTcccatttatttaaaatttgaaactcGCATCCAATCTGTATATGCCAACCCAtcctttaaatttaattaataaccACCATTGTCAAATCCCCATATCTTTCAGATTAATTAAACATGGACAAGGGGACACACTGAAGGTGATCTAGACAAACATTTCAACagcaaattatattttttaattttgtgacCAACATGATcaaagatgttttaaaaaaatccacaaaaaaaacaacttatttaattttatatcactACTGTCATGACTGTGCATTCTTAACAAATTGaacaaaatggataaaaataaacCACCAACATAGCATgtcatataattttaaatattgtgaaattgctAGGGGAGATAACCTTTTCACCAATTTGATACATTTAGGGGGATATAATtacttatattataatattaattgaCTTATAAAGGAGggtcgcgggtataagatttttagaaaaaaaataaacatttatttttcatcacaaattttatttattaccttaagtagctgttactttatcttatggtacaaaaatcatatCCAAataatcaattcgtgttggccccaggttacttttaaaatgtagatattgaaaaaactccaaattatctccctttggtgcaaacatgccattttttggcattaaaattgaaatatcttttttaactcatcggtgacctatattttttattgttgttttcgaataagctgtacacaaactaaataaataaatgtaaaatttaagcgatttctgtcatttagttcttttttgtcgagccttcgactttagtcgaaaaagcgagacaaagcgatcctactttccgtcgtcaTCGGTGTCGTcttcggcggcgtccacaaatattcactctgtggttaaagttttttaaattttaatgtaataactttcttaaattatactggatttctaccaaacttggacagaagcttgtttatgatcataagatagtatccagaagtaaattttgtaaaaataaaattccatttttttcgtatttaacttttaaatggacttcgtttttttctgcagggaaacattacattcactctgtggttaaagtttttagaattttaataactttttcaaactatcctgggtttgtaccaaacttggacagaagcttgtttatgatcataagatagtatccagaagtaaattttgtaaaaataaaattccattttttccgtatttatcttttaaatggacttagtttttttctgcggggaaacattacattcactctgtggatAGTTTTTAggattttaataactttcttaaactatccttgttTTGTACCAAACtatgacagaagcttgtttatgatcataagatagtatcccgaagcaaattttacaaaaaaataaatccattttttccgtattttacttttaaatggacttagtttttctgcagtgaaacattacattcactctgtggtaaaggtttttaaaatttaaataactttcttaaactatcctgggttgtaccaaacttgaacagaagcttatCTATAATCATAatatagtatccagaagtaaatttgaaaaaaaaaatccactttttccgtattttactttttgacttagattttcttccaattaacattacatacctgtaaagtctgcagttaaagtttttaaagcttttaatagattcataaactatgctggatttttaccaaacttagacagtaCATGgtagcttcttacaatcaaaagattgtatcaagaggaatatttttattgatttttttcctcatttttgttgagcctgcgatttacagcaaaagtaggcgagacactgggttccgtggaCAATggtggaacccttacaaattttttatttcgataattccgctatttctcctattagtttaatagaaaaaaaggacattaacaaaaatgtatgcattttcgaaggcagattgtgagcgtaaatgaacggtgacccaatttttttatttcatttttctccattgaaattttttttttgcatacttggttcgcataggatttttttgataaaatgctgAACTTATGCTTTGAAGTATTAAGGCATtgtgaaaaacaactatttcatcaaataaatttaagtcagatattcttatgatattccttttcatattggatacaaactttattaagtcaactgcagacagtttgtagtcaaagtgtttcaactgaggtactacacaggcgtcaaaaggcgtcattatggagtaaggggggtggcgtcaaaaggcgtcattatggaggaaagggttaacgtataagataaagttcatttagagagaaatatagcgaaatcctatattaaattaaaaaaattgatttaaaccCGCCAGCCCCCTTAAGTTATGTTTTGCCATGTTTATGaattaatgaatggctattattattttgaatttattgaaccataaaattaatttttgactcttcacattgaataattcGCAAAGCAGataatgaaaaatgtgaagagtcaaaaattagttttatggttcaataaattcaaaacaagttattgccattcattataaataaatatctataaaaaataagactCAAAGaacttttcatattatttatattatcaataacagcatacacacatgttggcatatgaatacacaacgtcagaatGGATGTGTtgccataaaaattgacaacattgaaaataaaagtaatacttttaaccaatcagaaggtattaaatacaccaaatttagttaaatagttataaaacaaaaaagagttCATATTACACCTAAAAGCATCTGATTTAAATAAAGCCAAATCaaagttatcaattttattggtaagattatttttaaattttcctttataaattgttacaaCTTTTTGACTCACATTTCCCAACTACAAGTATGCTTTAaggtttttttgttttcacatacatttaaaaatatatcctGTTGTTTCCATAcacaaatttgttttcttcctttaaaaaaatcaaatgccaACATACCTCATCatgtatatttgaatttgtattcACTCAAAAAAGTTTAGTTTATAAAGGTGTTAAACCACTAGTTAAGGCCCAGCatgaaagcacataccagaaagtagtacaaatgtacattttttggtatgaaatgaaagctgaaggactggtgatcattgtagaacacttttggacttataattatataattataaatattaaaaaaactgcatcaaattttaaaaagagggttcatttgtctgtttgtcagatttgaagtacctgttttggtacatccgaagttccgggaaccagttctttcttatatgccatgtaaagtatgttgattttttcagtagaagacaccataaagtgttgctttgaaatgcaatgattgccactttatttgaacttaaaacaaaagaggtgtgccttcttgaaacggaggaatttaacatagaaagcaattggaccatgaattagtggtgtattTCCTATACAGTGAATCATTTGTAGACTATACTGAGTACTTTtgtaagaaatatttcaaattgatgTACACTTACAATGGTAAATTTAACCATAGAAGAAAAATGCCTAATGAATCAGGACAAAAATTCAAAGCCTACTTAATATTAATGCCTCTGACATGTCTGACAAGCGAATTACACTAATTATTGGTTAATGTTACCTGATATCTAAAATATCTAAGGAGCTTTTTAccatcttatatattttttgggggGTTAGGCTGGAGCATTAAATAAACCAAATATTCTCAATTATATTGCATGAAAAGCATTTAATGCTTACAATTAATGGGATAAACAGCCATTTCTCCATAATGGCAatactgaaattaaaattttaaaagaaaaagaagtgtgcatttcttattttgattttgatcaactgacaagaatacaaaatcaataaacaaaattgatacaattaggtaaagaaaaaaactaaactcAAATCATAAATTATGTATCTAGAATTTAAAATTAGAGTTCTCACATAAAACTTCAGCAAATGTTATATCATCACATATTTAATTGTCTTTTACAATAGTACAAGGAAAACATCAATCTGCTTAAAATTGAGATCTTGCATGTGGCtttgtttaaggtggtacccaacactttaactaaaattaatttggctcgtttaattttcataaaattttgacaaagtatttactttgatcctttgacaaaaatataaaaatttcaaaaaatttgaaccaaccgttttatcagaaaaattacactggtaatatagcagtttgacaaacacttattttgatcattgagaagctaaatattcccttaacaacacaacgtaattaaattttttagccgattttacagagttatctccctgtagtgttaggtaccatcTTAAACTTGTTAAAGGATCTTGCAACACTCAGTTTTACTTTCTATTCTGGTAATTATTACATTAGCCAATGAAATTATTGACCTTCAATTTGTTAAAGGCTTGTATTGTATCAATCTAATAAAACCAGAGAATctcaaaatttcttttaaaacaaattttttttcttcagattctTGTAAACTACCGTAACTATCTGACATATGATCTGCATTTTTATCAGACTGTCAAAACATCATAAATTCACTTAATTCTCTCTGAATtaataatatcaaaaaataaaattattacaaaaaaagttttaacaagtcaacaaataaaaaacaagatCATATTAGGTCTATAATTTTAAGATGTACAATgatgtatattatgtataagtAGAGTGAATAGGGTAACCATCtgaaggaaaaaatataaatttcatgtttttaaaacagaatAGGAATTTGATTCAACCACTCATAGCAGGCATTTAGCTTGTTTAGCATTGCCTTCCCTTTCGATTTGTAGACTTTTCACATTGTTTTAAGGGAAAACTCttaaattattacattatattaaatatacttatacattatatatatcagTAGCTAGATACTACCATTActcaaaaataataatcattcaGTTTTCAACTGTTATAATTTGATTCAATTTATTGGTTGTGTAGATGGggttttaaaaggttttaccaCAGTCCTTTGTACAGACTGTAGTGTCACCTACCAGAATCTCAAAAACATTTaagtatttaattgtttttatttttttcaaatgttacaTATACTGGGGGGGTTTTAGAAGGTTTCGTCTCAATCATTTGACAAGATACAGTTCCATCACCATTATCAATTTGATTGGCTATTCTATGTCGCCACCGGAGATGTTCATCCTTTGTTTTAGTGTCTGAGAACACACTTATACACAAGGGACATTTTATAAAGTTCTTTTCATTTTGAACACAATATGGTACGATAAATTTTGTAACTAGACCTGTAACCATGGGAGTATCTGCAGACGACGCCTCCATATCAAAGTGAGGCTGACTTATTGAACCAACACTTTCAATGGTTAGCCCAGAGTTCTCATTCCTTTCACAGTCCTTTAATGTTTCAAATTCATACGGATTTTGTGCTATTGTCTTAAATTCATCCATAGCCCCTTCCCGCCTCTCTTGAATTTCGTCTTTTTGTTCATCGGGTAAAACAGAATGtacttcaaataaatgtttgtttcttgaTGTAGTATTTGCAAAATAACCTTTACAGACATCACAAAGAATCAGTTCATTAATGCAATTTTGTTCCTCATGTTTGTCACGGTCTTGACGATCACTGAACCGTAACTGACAGTGATAACAGGCATATCTATAGTGACTCTGATCCACCTCCATGTCCTGAACATCAATTATTGCTTCTGTTTTCATGGTTTGATCTGTCATCTTAGCAGTTTTTGTGGTTGATTTGACAGCAACAGATCTGTTCTTCACCTTTCGTTTCGGTGGTTTCCTACGTAGTGACATTGTAAATTCTGTTTCATCTATATCAGCCATCAATTCCTTTCCAGACGGAGTGTAAACATCGTCTTCTTTGTCACtgttttcatttaaagaatCTAAGTCCTCTTCTTGACTACTGAAATCTGCTGATTCATTATAAACTAccgtctttttcttttttcttggtGGTTGTCTTTTCCCTCTAGCAGATGATTTTTCCTCTAACATTTTCCTCACTATAGTGTCAAATTGAAAGCCTGATGATTTAGATTGTTTTGATTGGCCTCTGCCTTCAGAAGAGGACTGGCTGACATCAGAGTGTTGCGACATCTGCATATCTCCAGATGGACCACTTGgaaaaaggtcctggaatgttGCAAAAGGAAGACGATAAAGTAATGAACTATCTGGGTCATCACTCTTTTCAGTGGTTTGTTGAGGAGTTTGGAGTTCTGTTTTTGTCTTTGGTGCAGAGGTGGCTGCTGTTTTACgattttttgtatatgtttctTCCTTTCCATTTAAAATCTTAGCTAGTATAGAATTG
This Mytilus trossulus isolate FHL-02 chromosome 14, PNRI_Mtr1.1.1.hap1, whole genome shotgun sequence DNA region includes the following protein-coding sequences:
- the LOC134696019 gene encoding uncharacterized protein LOC134696019, translated to MTSYEHSGENTDKVKFLSCEICDKTFNRQATLIRHTQTVHGPMINCVHPHCNYAAPQSRTNQLQQHMARVHDLHYYKSGSIGVSREEMSDPRMSEEDKERICFTLRDSVLNLCKENYNSAVEVDGLICISVLNSKEQHVVKIHDLLTEKGQLFTSVNTVSNPKTLSTNQRKTRADLNSNKTNSQVDPKVVVWNSGSQSNNQSVPKQQSSSLSFSSSRKKVPSRVTPENSARFPFLVQTLQENHRNRASSASPTLSSVTPIPQHRETESLYGNMAPSPPVMDSARPASSLLKILSSHKQKQAQQSEQESIEKVEQSHLNDTGELMMSVKEEPVEEEMTEQMATSHDMGDNCKEQAIEKSAIINVKNEPVWNELDYGGTAGTSTLDFGGCTDKNNKESMNEVRSSQNEAPQSSSNSILAKILNGKEETYTKNRKTAATSAPKTKTELQTPQQTTEKSDDPDSSLLYRLPFATFQDLFPSGPSGDMQMSQHSDVSQSSSEGRGQSKQSKSSGFQFDTIVRKMLEEKSSARGKRQPPRKKKKTVVYNESADFSSQEEDLDSLNENSDKEDDVYTPSGKELMADIDETEFTMSLRRKPPKRKVKNRSVAVKSTTKTAKMTDQTMKTEAIIDVQDMEVDQSHYRYACYHCQLRFSDRQDRDKHEEQNCINELILCDVCKGYFANTTSRNKHLFEVHSVLPDEQKDEIQERREGAMDEFKTIAQNPYEFETLKDCERNENSGLTIESVGSISQPHFDMEASSADTPMVTGLVTKFIVPYCVQNEKNFIKCPLCISVFSDTKTKDEHLRWRHRIANQIDNGDGTVSCQMIETKPSKTPPVYVTFEKNKNN